Proteins encoded by one window of Macaca fascicularis isolate 582-1 chromosome 10, T2T-MFA8v1.1:
- the SPATA25 gene encoding spermatogenesis-associated protein 25, with amino-acid sequence MSYFRTPQTHPGPLPSGQGGTASPGLSLGLCSPIEPVVVASGGTGPLSQKAEQVAPAAQAWGPALAMPQARGCPGGTSWETLRKEYSRNCHKFPHVRQPESLGWDNGYSRSRAPDLGGPSRPRPLMLCGLSPRVLPVPSEAVGKEASSQPDICILTLAMMIAGIPTVPVPGVREEDLIWAAQAFMMAHPEPEGAVEGARWEQAHAHTASGKMPLVRSKRGQPSGSCL; translated from the exons ATGTCCTACTTCAGGACTCCACAAACTCATCCAGGTCCTCTGCCTTCTGGCCAAG GTGGGACTGCTTCTCCAGGCCTGTCCCTTGGCCTCTGTAGTCCTATAGAGCCAGTGGTGGTGGCCTCTGGCGGAACAGGCCCACTGAGCCAGAAAGCTGAGCAGGTGGCACCTGCTGCCCAGGCCTGGGGCCCAGCCCTGGCAATGCCACAAGCCAGGGGCTGCCCTGGGGGGACTAGCTGGGAGACACTACGGAAGGAATACAGCCGAAACTGCCACAAATTCCCGCATGTGAGGCAGCCGGAGAGCTTGGGCTGGGACAATGGCTACTCCAGAAGCAGAGCCCCCGACCTGGGTGGCCCCAGCAGGCCTAGGCCCCTGATGCTGTGTGGGCTGTCACCAAGGGTTCTACCGGTACCCTCTGAGGCAGTGGGGAAGGAGGCCAGCTCCCAGCCTGACATCTGCATCCTCACCCTCGCTATGATGATCGCTGGCATCCCCACCGTGCCCGTCCCAGGCGTTCGGGAAGAGGACCTGATCTGGGCTGCTCAAGCTTTCATGATGGCCCATCCGGAGCCAGAGGGTGCTGTGGAGGGGGCGCGGTGGGAGCAGGCACATGCCCACACAGCCTCTGGGAAGATGCCGCTAGTGAGATCTAAGAGGGGCCAGCCTTCTGGCTCCTGCTTGTAG
- the ZSWIM1 gene encoding zinc finger SWIM domain-containing protein 1 — translation MALTMLNGLLIKDSSPPMLLHQVNKTAQLDTFNYQSCFMQSIFDHFPEILFIHRTYNPRGKVLYTFLVDGPRVQLEGHLARAVYFAIPAKEDTEGLAQMFQVFKKFNPAWERVCTILVDPHFLPLPTLAMEFPAAEVLLSAFHICKFLQAKFYQLSLERPMERLLLTSLQSTMCSATAGNLRKLYTLLSNCIPPAKLPELHSHWLLNDRIWLAHRWRSRAESSRYFQSLEVTTRILSQFFGTTPSEKQGMASLFRYMQQNSADMANFNQGLCAQNNHAPSDTIPESPKVEQLVESHIQHSLNAICTGPAAQLCLGELAVVQKSTHLIGSGSEKMNIQILEDTHKVQPQPPASCSCYFNQAFHLPCRHILAMLSARRQVLQPDMLPAQWTAGCATSLDSILGSKWSETLDKHLAVTHLTEEVGQLLQHCSKEEFERRYSTLRELADSWIGPYEQVQL, via the coding sequence ATGGCCCTGACAATGCTGAATGGGCTCCTGATTAAGGACTCAAGCCCACCTATGCTGCTGCACCAGGTTAATAAGACTGCCCAGTTAGATACCTTCAACTACCAGAGCTGCTTTATGCAGAGTATCTTTGACCATTTCCCTGAGATCTTATTTATCCACCGGACCTATAACCCAAGGGGTAAGGTCTTATATACCTTCCTGGTGGATGGACCTCGGGTGCAGCTGGAGGGTCATCTTGCCCGAGCAGTCTACTTTGCCATCCCTGCCAAGGAGGACACTGAAGGCCTGGCCCAGATGTTTCAGGTATTCAAGAAGTTTAACCCAGCATGGGAGAGAGTCTGTACCATCCTGGTGGATCCCCATTTCCTTCCACTGCCCACCCTAGCCATGGAGTTCCCCGCAGCTGAGGTCCTGCTCTCAGCCTTCCACATTTGTAAGTTCCTCCAGGCCAAGTTCTATCAGCTGTCCCTTGAACGACCCATGGAAAGGCTGCTCCTGACCTCCCTGCAGAGCACAATGTGCTCAGCCACAGCAGGCAACCTGAGAAAGTTGTACACACTTCTGAGCAACTGCATCCCCCCAGCCAAGCTGCCCGAGCTTCACTCACACTGGCTGCTCAACGACCGCATCTGGCTGGCTCACCGCTGGAGAAGCCGAGCTGAGAGCAGCCGCTACTTCCAGAGCCTCGAGGTCACCACCCGCATCCTCAGCCAGTTCTTTGGCACCACCCCATCTGAGAAACAAGGTATGGCTTCTCTGTTCCGTTACATGCAGCAGAACTCTGCAGACATGGCAAACTTCAACCAGGGCCTGTGTGCCCAGAACAATCATGCCCCCTCAGACACCATCCCCGAAAGCCCCAAAGTGGAGCAGCTGGTAGAATCCCATATCCAGCACTCCCTTAATGCCATCTGCACAGGGCCAGCAGCCCAACTCTGCCTGGGCGAGCTTGCTGTGGTCCAGAAATCCACACACCTCATTGGCTCTGGCTCAGAAAAGATGAACATACAGATCCTGGAAGATACCCACAAGGTGCAGCCCCAGCCCCCTGCCAGCTGCAGCTGCTACTTTAACCAGGCCTTCCACCTGCCCTGCCGTCACATCCTAGCCATGCTCAGCGCCCGCCGCCAGGTGCTCCAGCCCGACATGCTGCCGGCTCAGTGGACGGCAGGCTGTGCCACCAGTCTAGACAGCATCCTGGGCAGCAAGTGGAGTGAGACCCTGGATAAGCACCTGGCAGTGACTCACCTCACTGAGGAGGTGGGTCAGCTGTTGCAGCACTGCAGCAAGGAGGAGTTTGAGCGGAGGTACAGCACCCTGCGGGAACTGGCTGACAGCTGGATTGGGCCTTATGAGCAGGTCCAACTCTGA
- the CTSA gene encoding lysosomal protective protein, translated as MIRAAPPLPFLLLLLVSWAPRGEAAPDQDEIQRLPGLAKQPSFRQYSGYLKGSGSKHLHYWFVESQKDPENSPVVLWLNGGPGCSSLDGLLTEHGPFLVQPDGVTLEYNPYSWNLIANVLYLESPAGVGFSYSDDKFYATNDTEVAQSNFEALQDFFHLFPEYKNNKLFLTGESYAGIYIPTLAVLVMQDPSMNLQGLAVGNGLSSYEQNDNSLVYFAYYHGLLGNRLWSSLQTHCCSQNKCNFYDNKDPECVTNLQEVARIVGNSGLNIYNLYAPCAGGVPSHFRYEKDTVVVQDLGNIFTRLPLKRTWHQALLRSGDKVRMDPPCTNTTAASTYLNNPYVRKALHIPEQLPQWDMCNFLVNLQYRRLYRSMNSQYLKLLSSQKYQILLYNGDVDMACNFMGDEWFVDSLNQKMEVQRRPWLVKYGDSGEQIAGFVKEFSHIAFLTIKGAGHMVPTDKPLAAFTMFSRFLNKQPY; from the exons ATGATCCGAGCCGCGCCGCCGCTGCcgtttctgctgctgctgctagtgTCCTGGGCGCCCCGAGGCGAGGCAGCCCCGGACCAGGACGAGATCCAGCGCCTCCCCGGGCTGGCCAAGCAGCCGTCCTTCCGCCAGTACTCCGGCTACCTCAAAGGCTCCGGCTCCAAGCACCTCCACTACTG GTTTGTGGAGTCCCAGAAGGATCCCGAGAACAGCCCTGTGGTGCTTTGGCTCAATGGGGGTCCCGGCTGCAGCTCCCTAGATGGGCTCCTCACAGAGCATGGCCCCTTCCTG GTCCAGCCAGATGGTGTCACCCTGGAGTACAACCCCTATTCTTGGAATCTG ATTGCTAATGTGTTATACCTGGAGTCCCCAGCTGGGGTGGGCTTCTCCTACTCTGATGACAAGTTTTATGCAACTAATGACACTGAG GTCGCCCAGAGCAATTTTGAGGCCCTTCAAGATTTCTTCCACCTCTTTCCGGAGTATAAGAACAACAAACTTTTCCTGACCGGGGAGAGCTATGCTGGCATCTACATCCCCACCCTGGCCGTGCTGGTCATGCAGGACCCCAGCATGAACCTTCAG GGGCTGGCTGTGGGCAATGGACTCTCCTCCTATGAGCAGAATGACAACTCCCTGGTCTACTTTGCCTACTACCATGGCCTTCTGGGGAACAG GCTTTGGTCTTCTCTCCAGACCCACTGCTGCTCTCAAAACAAGTGTAACTTCTATGACAACAAAGACCCGGAATGCGTGACCAAT CTTCAGGAAGTGGCCCGCATCGTGGGCAACTCTGGCCTCAACATCTACAACCTCTATGCCCCTTGTGCTGGAGGGGTGCCCAGCCATTTTAG GTATGAGAAGGACACTGTTGTGGTCCAGGATTTGGGCAACATCTTCACTCGCCTGCCACTCAAGCGGACGTGGCATCAG GCATTGCTGCGCTCAGGGGACAAAGTGCGCATGGACCCCCCCTGCACCAACACGACAGCTGCTTCCACCTACCTCAACAACCCGTACGTGCGGAAGGCCCTCCACATCCCGGAACAGCTGCCGCAATGGGACATGTGCAA CTTTCTGGTAAACTTACAGTACCGCCGTCTCTACCGAAGCATGAACTCCCAGTATCTGAAGCTGCTTAGTTCACAG AAATACCAGATCCTGTTATATAATGGAGATGTAGACATGGCCTGCAATTTCATGGGGGATGAGTGGTTTGTGGATTCCCTCAACCAGAAG ATGGAGGTGCAGCGCCGGCCCTGGTTAGTGAAGTATGGGGACAGCGGGGAGCAGATTGCCGGTTTTGTGAAGGAGTTCTCCCACATCGCCTTTCTCACGATCAAG
- the NEURL2 gene encoding neuralized-like protein 2 isoform X1, which produces MAAASEPVDSGALWGPARPEPPPTRFHWVHGDNIRVDPSGTRATRVESFAHGVCFSREPLAPGQVFLVEIEEKELGWCGHLRLGLTALDPASLAPVPEFSLPDLVNLGHTWVFAITRHHNRVPREGRPEAEAAAPSRPPTLLVEPYLRIEQFRIPRDRLVGRSRPGLYSHLLDQLYELNVLPPTARRSRLGVLFCPRPDGTADMHIIINGEDMGPSARGLPAAQPLYAVVDVFASTKSVRLVQLEYGLPSLQTLCRLVIQRSMVHRLAIDGLHLPKELKDFCKYE; this is translated from the exons ATGGCTGCTGCCTCCGAGCCCGTGGATTCGGGTGCACTCTGGGGACCTGCGCGCCCGGAGCCCCCTCCCACCCGCTTCCATTGGGTGCACGGTGACAACATCCGCGTGGACCCCTCTGGGACGCGGGCCACACGCGTGGAGAGCTTCGCCCACGGCGTGTGCTTCAGCCGTGAGCCCCTGGCCCCGGGCCAAGTCTTCCTGGTCGAGATCGAAGAGAAAGAGCTGGGCTGGTGCGGACATCTGCGTCTCGGTCTGACGGCGCTGGACCCCGCCAGTCTGGCCCCCGTTCCCGAGTTTTCTCTGCCCGACCTAGTCAACCTGGGCCACACCTGGGTCTTCGCCATCACGCGCCACCACAACCGCGTGCCCCGGGAGGGCCgcccggaggccgaggcagcggCCCCCAGCCGACCTCCAACCCTCCTGGTGGAACCATATCTGCGCATTGAGCAGTTTCGCATTCCCCGGGACCGCCTGGTGGGCCGCAGTCGGCCAGGGCTCTACAGCCATCTCTTGGACCAGCTCTATGAGCTGAACGTGCTGCCTCCGACGGCGCGCCGTAGCCGCCTGGGCGTCCTCTTCTGCCCGCGCCCCGATGGCACGGCCGACATGCACATCATCATCAACGGCGAGGACATGGGCCCCAGCGCCCGGGGGCTGCCAGCTGCGCAGCCCCTCTACGCGGTGGTGGACGTGTTTGCTTCCACCAAGAGCGTGCGCCTTGTCCAGCTCGAGTATGGCT TGCCGTCCCTGCAGACTCTGTGCCGCCTAGTGATACAGAGAAGCATGGTGCACCGGCTGGCCATTGATGGGCTCCACCTGCCCAAAGAACTTAAGGATTTCTGCAAGTATGAGTGA
- the ZSWIM3 gene encoding zinc finger SWIM domain-containing protein 3 isoform X1 — MELGSCFKTYEDFKECFSAYKRENRCSFILRDCVSVRFHNLNHGTSIREDILYVQVKFVCIRTQSNRRRTQEADMCPAYLLLRYNERLDRLFISELNTQHIHSDSKVASLGGDTTGKSQKTMCLQRFQPVQPTSKKDLDTADKSLVEPSFCLDKVQVSSKPEQEGITPSDLAKIAKVMKNFLKVDEGSMASFSVGDSQHLDRLSFQSSKMSDLFIRFPENLLLHRVENTQGHILYAFLVENKERESRVVHFAVLKAETATSVAKMLSIFTEFNSDWPKVKVVFVDPSFHHRAILQEIFPAARVLLSIYHTTRLLEKKLHRSSANPSFKRLMKEALREAVFVTSEASLKNLCQMSQALLDEDLFNFLQAHWFTCELLWYMHVRKGLLACNTYMDSLDIVTSKVSSLFREQQSLLDCILCFVDYIDFFNTKGLKNLPTAPPKLKRARPASVPLKSKKAFGIYGESLTSLPVEETKPDSQQVQVQQRSQVPPSQVGMLDTLHQSGSELAYKLCHNEWEVVQNSTQLVDMAGSSVDVQLLEDSHQVSKDGCSCSCSFQQWYHLPCRHILALLHTSQQPVGEAMVCRRWQKKYQHLLGPNGELQDHSVVPNTGQPEKQGRNDMIQDLSRELANLLMQTEGPELEERYSTLRKIVDIWADPSQPSEFVQQPGDFKDVGSLPFLWGKQEEGEGFPPATAVMHY, encoded by the exons ATGGAGCTGGGCAGCTGCTTCAAGACCTATGAGGACTTCAAGGAGTGCTTCAGCGCCTACAAAAGGGAGAACAGGTGCTCCTTCATTCTCAGGGACTGCGTCTCCGTCCGCTTCCACAACCTCAACCATGGCACCTCCATCCGCGAGGACATCCT GTATGTGCAGGTGAAATTTGTCTGCATTCGGACCCAGTCAAACAGgaggagaacccaggaggcagacatgtGCCCAGCGTACTTGCTCCTAAGGTACAACGAGAGACTAGATAGACTATTTATCAGTGAACTGAACACACAGCACATACATAGTGACTCTAAAGTGGCTAGTCTTGGAGGAGACACCACTGGCAAATCTCAAAAGACAATGTGCCTGCAGAGATTCCAGCCTGTGCAGCCCACAAGCAAAAAAGACCTTGACACTGCCGATAAGTCCCTGGTTGAGCCATCGTTTTGCCTAGATAAAGTACAAGTGTCCTCAAAGCCAGAGCAGGAAGGCATCACTCCTTCTGACCTGGCCAAGATAGCAAAAGTGATGAAGAACTTCCTTAAGGTAGATGAGGGTTCCATGGCTTCCTTTAGTGTGGGTGACAGCCAACACCTGGACCGACTCAGCTTCCAGAGCAGTAAGATGAGTGACCTGTTCATCCGCTTTCCAGAGAATCTCTTGCTACACCGGGTGGAGAACACCCAGGGCCACATCCTCTATGCTTTCTTGGTGGAGAACAAGGAACGAGAAAGTCGAGTGGTGCACTTTGCTGTGCTCAAGGCGGAGACGGCCACCTCTGTGGCCAAGATGCTGAGCATCTTCACAGAGTTCAACTCCGATTGGCCCAAGGTCAAGGTGGTCTTTGTGGACCCTTCATTCCATCACCGGGCTATCCTGCAGGAGATCTTTCCTGCTGCCCGCGTCCTCCTTTCCATCTACCACACAACCCGACTCTTGGAGAAGAAGCTGCATCGTAGTTCAGCAAATCCATCCTTTAAAAGGCTCATGAAGGAAGCCCTGCGGGAGGCTGTGTTTGTCACTTCCGAAGCCAGCCTGAAAAATCTCTGCCAGATGTCCCAGGCCCTACTGGATGAGGATCTCTTCAACTTCCTGCAGGCCCACTGGTTCACCTGTGAACTGCTGTGGTACATGCATGTTAGGAAGGGCCTGCTTGCGTGTAACACCTACATGGACAGCCTAGACATTGTCACCAGCAAGGTGTCAAGCCTCTTTCGGGAACAGCAGTCCCTGCTGGACTGCATCCTCTGCTTTGTGGATTACATCGACTTCTTTAATACCAAAGGCTTGAAGAACTTGCCCACAGCTCCTCCCAAGTTAAAGAGAGCTCGGCCAGCAAGCGTGCCACTGAAGTCCAAGAAGGCTTTTGGAATCTATGGAGAAAGCCTTACCAGCCTCCCTGTAGAAGAGACCAAGCCAGACTCACAGCAGGTACAGGTGCAGCAGCGGTCACAGGTGCCACCCTCGCAGGTTGGCATGCTGGACACCTTGCACCAGAGTGGCTCTGAACTAGCCTACAAGCTGTGCCACAATGAGTGGGAGGTGGTACAGAACTCCACCCAGCTAGTGGACATGGCTGGCTCTTCAGTGGACGTTCAGCTGCTAGAGGACTCTCACCAGGTTAGCAAAGATGGCTGTAGCTGCAGCTGTTCCTTTCAACAATGGTACCACCTGCCATGCCGACACATTTTGGCTCTGCTGCACACCAGCCAGCAGCCGGTTGGTGAAGCCATGGTGTGCCGCCGGTGGCAGAAGAAGTACCAGCACCTCCTTGGGCCCAATGGGGAGCTCCAGGATCATAGCGTGGTCCCAAACACAGGCCAGCCTGAGAAGCAGGGACGGAACGACATGATTCAGGACCTAAGCAGGGAGTTAGCAAACCTGCTCATGCAGACTGAGGGGCCAGAGCTGGAGGAACGCTACTCCACCCTGCGCAAGATTGTGGATATCTGGGCTGACCCCTCCCAGCCGTCTGAGTTCGTTCAGCAGCCAGGAGACTTTAAGGATGTGGGCAGCCTCCCTTTCCTCTGGGGAAAGCAAGAAGAAGGGGAGGGATTCCCTCCCGCTACAGCTGTGATGCATTATTGA
- the ZSWIM3 gene encoding zinc finger SWIM domain-containing protein 3 isoform X2, producing the protein MELGSCFKTYEDFKECFSAYKRENRYVQVKFVCIRTQSNRRRTQEADMCPAYLLLRYNERLDRLFISELNTQHIHSDSKVASLGGDTTGKSQKTMCLQRFQPVQPTSKKDLDTADKSLVEPSFCLDKVQVSSKPEQEGITPSDLAKIAKVMKNFLKVDEGSMASFSVGDSQHLDRLSFQSSKMSDLFIRFPENLLLHRVENTQGHILYAFLVENKERESRVVHFAVLKAETATSVAKMLSIFTEFNSDWPKVKVVFVDPSFHHRAILQEIFPAARVLLSIYHTTRLLEKKLHRSSANPSFKRLMKEALREAVFVTSEASLKNLCQMSQALLDEDLFNFLQAHWFTCELLWYMHVRKGLLACNTYMDSLDIVTSKVSSLFREQQSLLDCILCFVDYIDFFNTKGLKNLPTAPPKLKRARPASVPLKSKKAFGIYGESLTSLPVEETKPDSQQVQVQQRSQVPPSQVGMLDTLHQSGSELAYKLCHNEWEVVQNSTQLVDMAGSSVDVQLLEDSHQVSKDGCSCSCSFQQWYHLPCRHILALLHTSQQPVGEAMVCRRWQKKYQHLLGPNGELQDHSVVPNTGQPEKQGRNDMIQDLSRELANLLMQTEGPELEERYSTLRKIVDIWADPSQPSEFVQQPGDFKDVGSLPFLWGKQEEGEGFPPATAVMHY; encoded by the exons ATGGAGCTGGGCAGCTGCTTCAAGACCTATGAGGACTTCAAGGAGTGCTTCAGCGCCTACAAAAGGGAGAACAG GTATGTGCAGGTGAAATTTGTCTGCATTCGGACCCAGTCAAACAGgaggagaacccaggaggcagacatgtGCCCAGCGTACTTGCTCCTAAGGTACAACGAGAGACTAGATAGACTATTTATCAGTGAACTGAACACACAGCACATACATAGTGACTCTAAAGTGGCTAGTCTTGGAGGAGACACCACTGGCAAATCTCAAAAGACAATGTGCCTGCAGAGATTCCAGCCTGTGCAGCCCACAAGCAAAAAAGACCTTGACACTGCCGATAAGTCCCTGGTTGAGCCATCGTTTTGCCTAGATAAAGTACAAGTGTCCTCAAAGCCAGAGCAGGAAGGCATCACTCCTTCTGACCTGGCCAAGATAGCAAAAGTGATGAAGAACTTCCTTAAGGTAGATGAGGGTTCCATGGCTTCCTTTAGTGTGGGTGACAGCCAACACCTGGACCGACTCAGCTTCCAGAGCAGTAAGATGAGTGACCTGTTCATCCGCTTTCCAGAGAATCTCTTGCTACACCGGGTGGAGAACACCCAGGGCCACATCCTCTATGCTTTCTTGGTGGAGAACAAGGAACGAGAAAGTCGAGTGGTGCACTTTGCTGTGCTCAAGGCGGAGACGGCCACCTCTGTGGCCAAGATGCTGAGCATCTTCACAGAGTTCAACTCCGATTGGCCCAAGGTCAAGGTGGTCTTTGTGGACCCTTCATTCCATCACCGGGCTATCCTGCAGGAGATCTTTCCTGCTGCCCGCGTCCTCCTTTCCATCTACCACACAACCCGACTCTTGGAGAAGAAGCTGCATCGTAGTTCAGCAAATCCATCCTTTAAAAGGCTCATGAAGGAAGCCCTGCGGGAGGCTGTGTTTGTCACTTCCGAAGCCAGCCTGAAAAATCTCTGCCAGATGTCCCAGGCCCTACTGGATGAGGATCTCTTCAACTTCCTGCAGGCCCACTGGTTCACCTGTGAACTGCTGTGGTACATGCATGTTAGGAAGGGCCTGCTTGCGTGTAACACCTACATGGACAGCCTAGACATTGTCACCAGCAAGGTGTCAAGCCTCTTTCGGGAACAGCAGTCCCTGCTGGACTGCATCCTCTGCTTTGTGGATTACATCGACTTCTTTAATACCAAAGGCTTGAAGAACTTGCCCACAGCTCCTCCCAAGTTAAAGAGAGCTCGGCCAGCAAGCGTGCCACTGAAGTCCAAGAAGGCTTTTGGAATCTATGGAGAAAGCCTTACCAGCCTCCCTGTAGAAGAGACCAAGCCAGACTCACAGCAGGTACAGGTGCAGCAGCGGTCACAGGTGCCACCCTCGCAGGTTGGCATGCTGGACACCTTGCACCAGAGTGGCTCTGAACTAGCCTACAAGCTGTGCCACAATGAGTGGGAGGTGGTACAGAACTCCACCCAGCTAGTGGACATGGCTGGCTCTTCAGTGGACGTTCAGCTGCTAGAGGACTCTCACCAGGTTAGCAAAGATGGCTGTAGCTGCAGCTGTTCCTTTCAACAATGGTACCACCTGCCATGCCGACACATTTTGGCTCTGCTGCACACCAGCCAGCAGCCGGTTGGTGAAGCCATGGTGTGCCGCCGGTGGCAGAAGAAGTACCAGCACCTCCTTGGGCCCAATGGGGAGCTCCAGGATCATAGCGTGGTCCCAAACACAGGCCAGCCTGAGAAGCAGGGACGGAACGACATGATTCAGGACCTAAGCAGGGAGTTAGCAAACCTGCTCATGCAGACTGAGGGGCCAGAGCTGGAGGAACGCTACTCCACCCTGCGCAAGATTGTGGATATCTGGGCTGACCCCTCCCAGCCGTCTGAGTTCGTTCAGCAGCCAGGAGACTTTAAGGATGTGGGCAGCCTCCCTTTCCTCTGGGGAAAGCAAGAAGAAGGGGAGGGATTCCCTCCCGCTACAGCTGTGATGCATTATTGA
- the NEURL2 gene encoding neuralized-like protein 2 isoform X2, translated as MAAASEPVDSGALWGPARPEPPPTRFHWVHGDNIRVDPSGTRATRVESFAHGVCFSREPLAPGQVFLVEIEEKELGWCGHLRLGLTALDPASLAPVPEFSLPDLVNLGHTWVFAITRHHNRVPREGRPEAEAAAPSRPPTLLVEPYLRIEQFRIPRDRLVGRSRPGLYSHLLDQLYELNVLPPTARRSRLGVLFCPRPDGTADMHIIINGEDMGPSARGLPAAQPLYAVVDVFASTKSVRLVQLEYGFFFPQCRPCRLCAA; from the exons ATGGCTGCTGCCTCCGAGCCCGTGGATTCGGGTGCACTCTGGGGACCTGCGCGCCCGGAGCCCCCTCCCACCCGCTTCCATTGGGTGCACGGTGACAACATCCGCGTGGACCCCTCTGGGACGCGGGCCACACGCGTGGAGAGCTTCGCCCACGGCGTGTGCTTCAGCCGTGAGCCCCTGGCCCCGGGCCAAGTCTTCCTGGTCGAGATCGAAGAGAAAGAGCTGGGCTGGTGCGGACATCTGCGTCTCGGTCTGACGGCGCTGGACCCCGCCAGTCTGGCCCCCGTTCCCGAGTTTTCTCTGCCCGACCTAGTCAACCTGGGCCACACCTGGGTCTTCGCCATCACGCGCCACCACAACCGCGTGCCCCGGGAGGGCCgcccggaggccgaggcagcggCCCCCAGCCGACCTCCAACCCTCCTGGTGGAACCATATCTGCGCATTGAGCAGTTTCGCATTCCCCGGGACCGCCTGGTGGGCCGCAGTCGGCCAGGGCTCTACAGCCATCTCTTGGACCAGCTCTATGAGCTGAACGTGCTGCCTCCGACGGCGCGCCGTAGCCGCCTGGGCGTCCTCTTCTGCCCGCGCCCCGATGGCACGGCCGACATGCACATCATCATCAACGGCGAGGACATGGGCCCCAGCGCCCGGGGGCTGCCAGCTGCGCAGCCCCTCTACGCGGTGGTGGACGTGTTTGCTTCCACCAAGAGCGTGCGCCTTGTCCAGCTCGAGTATGGCT TCTTCTTCCCACAGTGCCGTCCCTGCAGACTCTGTGCCGCCTAG